The Sorangiineae bacterium MSr11954 DNA segment GGGCGAAGCAGAGAAACATCCAGTTGAAGGGGAGGTCCCTCCGCTTTCGTACGACGTAGTAGAGCGTGAATGGGATTGTCGTGTACGACAGCGCCACGAGCGCATCGGAGATGACGTGCAGCCAGACGATCTCGGGGCTCCACAGGTAGCAGTGACCGTGGGGCATGAACCCGTCGGACGAGAAGAGGCGCCGTAGGAATTCCAGCATGGGTCGGCCTCCACTAGGCTACCGCGTCCGTCTCTGGACGGTTATGGGCGATCGACGTCCTGCTCGGCCATCCATCTAAGCCGTGTGAGCCGCCCCCGAGTTGCCCAGCTCAGCTCCACGCGCCGCGCCTCGGCGCGCAGGCCACCCGGTTTCGCCCCTCGCGCTTCGATTGATAGAGGGCCGCGTCGACGGCGTCGACGAACGCCGCCGTATTTCCATCGAATGACTTCGAATAGGCGCAAAGCCCAAAACTCGCAGTGACGGGGCTCGGCTCGCGAATGGATGCAATCGATTGCCGCAGCCTCTCCGTGAGCGCGACGGCGGCTTCTTCGCTGACGTCGGTGAACAGGATGCAAAACTCGTCGCCGCCGCAGCGGGCCACGAAGTCGGTCTCGCGGACGTTGTCCTTCAAGGCTCGGGCGACCTCCACCAGCGCCTGATCACCGGCGCGATGACCCAGCCCATCGTTGATTCGTTTGAAGTCGTCGACGTCGCAGAGCACCATGGCAAACGCCCGGCCTCGTTCCCCCTCGGCCACCATTTGCCTCAGACGCTCTTTGAAGGCGCGATAATTCCCGACCCCGGTGAGCTCGTCCGTCGTCGCCAGCTCCGCCAGGTGCGCGTGGAGCCCGCGAATTTCGGAGTCCGAGCGACGTTGCTCCGTAATGTCGTGCAGGTGGAGCACGGCGCCGACGGTGCGCCCGATGCGGTCCGAGATGGCGGTGATCGAATAGCCAAAGCTTCGACCCGTCGGCCCCTCGGCGCCTTCGCCATGGCGCGTGAGCCCATCGTTCAAGACGGCTTCGACCCGATCCGGCAGCTCGGTGCCGAGCGCAGCGTCGACGCTCCGGTCGCCCGCCTTCGGACAGAGGAGGAGGACCAGCGATTTCCCTTTTGCTTCGGCGTGCTTCCAGCCGGTCAGGGTCTCTGCCGCTGCGTTCATCTGCACGATACGCGACTGCGAATCCAATGTGACGATCCCATCCTCGATGGATGCGAGCGTATCCCTGAGCAGCGCTTCGCGGCTGCGCAGGTCCTTCTCCATCTCGTGCCGATAAATGGATACTTCGATGGCGCTTTTCAGCTCCGTGGTCTTGACGGGTTTGAGCAAATAGCCGTGCGGCGCCGTCTTCTTCGCCCGCGCGATGGTGGCGTCGTCGGCGTGGGCCGTGAGGTAGACGAGCGGGACGTCGAACTTCTCGCGAAGGATGGCGGCCGTGCGAATGCCGTCGAGCTGGCCTTTGATGCGAATGTCCATCAGGATCACGTCCGGGCGCTTCTCGCTCGCCCGCGCGAACGCTTCGTTGGCCGACGATGCAATCGCGTATGCGTCGTATCCGAGCGCAGTCAACATTTGCTGAAGATCCATGGCGACGATTCGCTCGTCTTCCACGATGAGCACCGAATATTTCCGCATCTCTCACTGTGCCATGGGCCAAACGACGACAAGAAACGGGCCCGCGAAATTAGGTGCGCGCACGTACGACAGAGCAATGGGGCGGAAGAGCCATGTGTCGATAGCCCAGCAGCCGATCGGCTAGTGGCTTTGGAGCGTGACCGCTTACACTGACACTGAGGTTGCTTGGGTAAGCAGCTCGCGGCAGACGAGGTGGACTCGAGGGGGAAACCAAGGCGATGCCCAGTGACATGAAGGGCCGTGCGGCCGAGCGCCACGTGAGAGGCTCCGGGAGGAAGACGGACGCCGGGGGCGGCGCCGGGAGGTGGGTCTTGCGCTCGTTTCTCGTCGCGGCGATTTACTGCGCCGCGGGGAGGCTCGCGCTGCTCATGGCGATACCGCCCGGCTACGCGACCGCCGTGTGGCCCGCCGCGGGCGCCGCGTTGGTGTTCATCCTTTTGTGGGGCCCGCGGATGGCGCCCGCCATTTTCGTGGGCTCGTTCTTCGTCAACGCGGGCACGTCGTTCGACGCGAGCAGCAGCGCGGCGTTGGCCGAGTCCATCGGGATCGCCATCGGCATCGGGGTCGGCGCAGCCGGCCAGGCCACCGTAGGGGCGCTGCTCATTCGCAAATTCGTGGGGTTCCCGACGGCGTTGGAGGCCAATCACGATATCGCGAAGTTCATTTTTCTGGGCGGCCCGCTGCCCTGCCTTTTGAGCCCGACCATCGGTGTGACCACGTTGTGCGGGTTGGGGGTGGTTCCTTGGGCCAACTTCGCCTTCAATTGGTGGACGTGGTGGATCGGCGACGCCATCGGTGTCTTGATCTTCGCGCCGCTCACCCTCTTGTTCATTCCTCGCCTCGATCCTCTTTGGCGCCGCCGTCGCGCGACCGTCGGTGTCCCGCTGCTCGTCGGTTTTGCGGTGGTCACCGGCCTCTTTCTGAGGGCGAGCGCCTGGGAGGAGACGCGTCTGCGCACCGAGTTCGAGCGGCGAGCTACCCCGCTGGCGCACGCGCTCGAAGCCAGGCTCTCCGAATACCAAGGGGTCGTGGGGTTCCTTTCGAGCTTGTTCGAAGCTTCCCCCGATGTCAGCCGCGCGCAATTTCGCGAGTTCTGTCAGCGCGCCTTGAGAAAATATCCGGGCATCCAAGGGCTAGGCTGGAATCCTCGCGTGGAAGACGCTCGAAGAGCCGAGTTCGAAGCCGCCGCGAGGCGCGACGGTTTGTCTCATTTCGAGATTACCGAACAGGATCCGGAGGGTGTGCTGCGACGCGCCGCGGCCCGCGCAGAATACGTACCCGTGTACTATTTGGAGCCCGAAGAGGGCAATGGGCCCGCGGTCGGCTTCGACATCGCCTCGGAGCCGGACCGCCTGGAGGCGCTGATCCGAGCGCGCGACTCGGGTGAGCTGAGCGCGACATCGCGGGTGACCCTCATTCAAGAGATAGGCGGGCAACAGGGCGTCCTATTGGTCGCCCCCGTCTTCGCGCCCGCGCGCGATGGTGCGCCGACGCGCGCCTCGCGACCGCTGCGCGGTTACGTGGTCGGCGTTTTTCGAATCGATCATGTGATGGAAACGGCGATGAAGAGCGTCGACCACGAAGGGCTCGACTTTCGAATCCTCGACGAGGACGCCCGCGACGAGGATCGGACCGTGTACGCGAGCCGGCAAACGAGCGCAGGCCCCAGCAGGCGCGCGCAAAACGACCATGGCGTGAGCTCGAGACGTTGGCGCGACTCGTTCGACTTCGGGGGGCGCCGCTGGACCTTGGAGGTCACGGCGTCGGCGGCCTATCTGGCGGTGTATCGTAGCTGGCAATCGTGGATGGTGCTCGCGGGCGGCCTCCTCTTCGTCGGCATCCTCGGCGTCATGCTGCTGATGGCGACGGGCCGAGCCTCTCAGGTGCAGCGCACCCTCGCGGAGAGCAGCGCGGAGGCCATTCGCGCGTTCCAAGCGGAAGAGAAGTTCCGATCCACCATCGAAGCGGCATCGGCCGGAATGCTCATGGCCGATCAGACCGGAAAAATCGTGTTGGTGAACGCGCAGGTCGAGCGTTTGTTCGGCTACGCGCGCGAAGAGCTCATCGGGCGATCGGTGGAGATCTTGGTCCCCGCCCAATCGCGCGGCCGGCACCCGGCTTACCGGGCCAAATTCTTTCAAGAGCCCGAGGCGCGGCCCATGGGCGGAGGGCGCGAGCTATTTGGAATACGCAAAGACGGCTCCGAAGTGCCCGTCGAGATCGGGCTCAATCCGATGCGCACCGCGGACGGGGACTTCGTGCTCGGCTCGATCGTCGACATCACCGCGCGCAAGATGGCCGAGGCCACCCTCCGTGAGAGCGCCGAGCGGTTCCGTACGCTCGTGGACGTCTCGGCGCAGATCGTCTGGACGGCGGGGCCCAGCGGCGAGGTGGTCGAGGACTCGCCCTCGTGGCGGGCCTTCACCGGCCAGACCTACGAGCAATGGCGGAGCGGGGAATGGTTCGAAGCCTTTCATCCCGAGGATCGGGATCGGGTGGCCGCGCTCTGGGAGAGCGCCATCGCGACCAAGTCGGCGATCGACACCGAGTACCGCATCCGGCACGTGAGCGGAGAGTGGCGCTGGACGGCCGCCAGGGCCGTCCCGCTTTTGGACGGGGAAGGCCGCGTGCGCGGCTGGATAGGAATGAACAGCGATATCACCAACCGCAAACGCGCGGAGTACGAGCGCGACCAGCTGCTGAAGGAGCTCCAAAACCTGAACACGCAGCTGGAGGCGCGGGTCAGCGCGCGCACCGCCGATCTGTCCAAGGCGCTCCGGGAGCGCGAGGTGTTGATCCAGGAGATTCATCATCGGGTGAAGAACAACCTGCAGGTGATCTCCAGCATCATCAACATGCAGATGCGAAAGCTCGACGCAGACAGCAACCGCGACGCGCTGGAAGAGTGCCAGACGCGCGTGCAAGCGATCGCGCTCATTCACGAGAAGCTCTATCAATCCAAGGACTACTCGCGGGTCCCGTTCTCGGAGTACGCGCGAAGCTTGGCCATCAACGTGTTCGAAGCGACCGGCGCGTCGCTCACCAGCGTCACCTTGGATCTCGCCATCGAGGATCTCGCGCTGGCCGTCGACCGGGCGATCCCTTGTGGGCTGGTCTTGAACGAGCTCATCACGAATGCCTTGAAGCACGGCTTCCGAGATGGCCGCCAAGGAACGATTCGGGTCGAGCTGGCAAAGCTCGAGACCGGGCAACTCCGAATGGCGGTAAAAGACAATGGGGTAGGGTTGCCGACGGATCTCGATATCCGAAGATCCGACTCCTTGGGCCTCCAGCTCATATGCACGCTGTCGGAGCAATTGGACGCGGAGCTGGAGGTGAACGGCGGGGGCGGGACGTCGTTTCAACTCACCTTCGCCGCAGATGGCGGCGGCCCATGAGCACGCGCGGACCCCAACGCCGGCGATGATGCGGGCGATTCAGCGATCGGCTCCGCGAGCTGATGCGGCATGTGAAAGCGACGAAATGTGGTGCGCGTGCACGCCGCCAGCGGTAGCTCGTCGCTCAGCGCGATCAGCGACTTCATGAGGTAAATGGTCCGCGCGCCCATGGCATCGAGCGCCATCAACGCCGATCCGAGGGGGCCCAGCAAGAGCCGGGATTCGACATTGGTGTAGTGGCGCGAATTGCGGTCGACGCCGCCGTAATAATACTTGAGCAGATCGTTGGGCCCAAAGACGAAGAAGTCGGCGGCGGAAAATTTCTTGATCTGCAAGAGGTTCGCGGGGACTTCGAGGGTCGAGCCCACGCGGCCCGGGCGCTTGGTTCGTCGTTCGAAGAACGTATCGATGCGCTCGCGCAAGCGCTCGAGCTGCGCGGGGAACTGGACGAAGGGAACGAGGATGTCGACGGGCAGCCCCTCGCGGAGAAAGGCGTCGACCAGGCGCAAGTCGAGCTCGAGGAGGCGCGGATCGTCCAAGAGCCGCTGGGCGCCGCGCGATGGCTCCTCCCCCCGGCTCTCCTCGGGGAGGAAGCCGAAGTCGTCCGGGTTGTAGTCGCAGAGGCGGTAGACGATGGACCGCGCCTCGACGGACCGAAAATCACGCACGGTCGTCTCGATCCACCGCTCGGCATCGGAAAATCGAAACTCCGCGCGGCCGACATAGCGCAGAATCAAAAATTCGCTCCGGAGGTTCAGTGCGCAGCCACGCAGGTAGCTGGCCGGAAAGGACGAGACGATGTAGTCCTCCGGGTGCACGGACTGCATGAGCCGCGTCCTCGTCTCGCGCACATAGCGGCGATCCAACAGCGTC contains these protein-coding regions:
- a CDS encoding diguanylate cyclase codes for the protein MRKYSVLIVEDERIVAMDLQQMLTALGYDAYAIASSANEAFARASEKRPDVILMDIRIKGQLDGIRTAAILREKFDVPLVYLTAHADDATIARAKKTAPHGYLLKPVKTTELKSAIEVSIYRHEMEKDLRSREALLRDTLASIEDGIVTLDSQSRIVQMNAAAETLTGWKHAEAKGKSLVLLLCPKAGDRSVDAALGTELPDRVEAVLNDGLTRHGEGAEGPTGRSFGYSITAISDRIGRTVGAVLHLHDITEQRRSDSEIRGLHAHLAELATTDELTGVGNYRAFKERLRQMVAEGERGRAFAMVLCDVDDFKRINDGLGHRAGDQALVEVARALKDNVRETDFVARCGGDEFCILFTDVSEEAAVALTERLRQSIASIREPSPVTASFGLCAYSKSFDGNTAAFVDAVDAALYQSKREGRNRVACAPRRGAWS
- a CDS encoding CHASE domain-containing protein, producing MRSFLVAAIYCAAGRLALLMAIPPGYATAVWPAAGAALVFILLWGPRMAPAIFVGSFFVNAGTSFDASSSAALAESIGIAIGIGVGAAGQATVGALLIRKFVGFPTALEANHDIAKFIFLGGPLPCLLSPTIGVTTLCGLGVVPWANFAFNWWTWWIGDAIGVLIFAPLTLLFIPRLDPLWRRRRATVGVPLLVGFAVVTGLFLRASAWEETRLRTEFERRATPLAHALEARLSEYQGVVGFLSSLFEASPDVSRAQFREFCQRALRKYPGIQGLGWNPRVEDARRAEFEAAARRDGLSHFEITEQDPEGVLRRAAARAEYVPVYYLEPEEGNGPAVGFDIASEPDRLEALIRARDSGELSATSRVTLIQEIGGQQGVLLVAPVFAPARDGAPTRASRPLRGYVVGVFRIDHVMETAMKSVDHEGLDFRILDEDARDEDRTVYASRQTSAGPSRRAQNDHGVSSRRWRDSFDFGGRRWTLEVTASAAYLAVYRSWQSWMVLAGGLLFVGILGVMLLMATGRASQVQRTLAESSAEAIRAFQAEEKFRSTIEAASAGMLMADQTGKIVLVNAQVERLFGYAREELIGRSVEILVPAQSRGRHPAYRAKFFQEPEARPMGGGRELFGIRKDGSEVPVEIGLNPMRTADGDFVLGSIVDITARKMAEATLRESAERFRTLVDVSAQIVWTAGPSGEVVEDSPSWRAFTGQTYEQWRSGEWFEAFHPEDRDRVAALWESAIATKSAIDTEYRIRHVSGEWRWTAARAVPLLDGEGRVRGWIGMNSDITNRKRAEYERDQLLKELQNLNTQLEARVSARTADLSKALREREVLIQEIHHRVKNNLQVISSIINMQMRKLDADSNRDALEECQTRVQAIALIHEKLYQSKDYSRVPFSEYARSLAINVFEATGASLTSVTLDLAIEDLALAVDRAIPCGLVLNELITNALKHGFRDGRQGTIRVELAKLETGQLRMAVKDNGVGLPTDLDIRRSDSLGLQLICTLSEQLDAELEVNGGGGTSFQLTFAADGGGP